In Rubrivirga marina, the following are encoded in one genomic region:
- a CDS encoding alpha/beta hydrolase family protein has translation MRALLLALALAAGSACAQPVGPARLGPDAAYAPATPHAVAHVDGLAVDSGRVYGARPIPYRVYYPEGVDGQLPVVVWSHGGAPGKRDPATSGPVWGRVLAGAGYASVHPAHGPLTRAEREAQCAAIGVTACETFKFNDWQRPRDLTFLLDHLAALDPAAAPWAARLDLSRLGVVGHSAGSGATATLAGAVRRWEGATLRHADDRPLAFGLLSPQGRGDGGFSEGSWAGIRRPVFFASGSEDGPTPEARLDPFRGVSSDVAVHYWVEHPGAQHTLFELKERACLRATRDQRVCRALAEPLAQAVVGFLDAYVRGDAGARVWLDALEPSPTSAATVLRR, from the coding sequence ATGCGCGCGCTCCTCCTCGCCCTTGCGCTCGCGGCGGGGTCGGCGTGCGCCCAGCCCGTTGGCCCCGCCCGCCTCGGGCCCGATGCGGCGTACGCCCCGGCCACGCCTCACGCCGTCGCCCACGTCGACGGGCTGGCGGTCGACTCGGGCCGGGTCTACGGCGCCCGGCCGATCCCGTACCGCGTCTACTACCCCGAGGGCGTCGACGGCCAACTCCCCGTCGTGGTCTGGTCCCACGGCGGGGCGCCCGGCAAGCGCGACCCCGCCACGAGCGGGCCCGTGTGGGGCCGCGTCCTCGCCGGCGCCGGCTACGCGTCGGTCCACCCCGCCCACGGGCCGCTCACGCGCGCCGAGCGCGAGGCCCAGTGCGCGGCCATCGGGGTCACGGCCTGCGAGACGTTCAAGTTCAACGACTGGCAGCGGCCGCGCGACCTCACGTTCCTCCTCGACCACCTCGCCGCGCTCGACCCGGCCGCCGCGCCGTGGGCCGCCCGCCTCGACCTCTCGCGGCTCGGCGTCGTGGGCCACTCGGCCGGCTCGGGCGCGACGGCCACGCTCGCCGGGGCCGTCCGCCGGTGGGAGGGCGCCACGCTCCGCCACGCCGACGACCGGCCCCTCGCCTTCGGCCTCCTCTCGCCGCAAGGCCGGGGCGACGGCGGCTTCTCGGAGGGCTCGTGGGCCGGCATCAGGCGGCCGGTCTTCTTCGCGAGCGGGAGCGAGGACGGCCCCACGCCCGAGGCCCGGCTCGACCCGTTCCGTGGCGTCTCGTCGGACGTCGCGGTCCACTACTGGGTCGAGCACCCCGGCGCCCAGCACACGCTCTTCGAGCTCAAGGAGCGGGCGTGCCTCCGTGCCACGCGCGACCAGCGCGTCTGCCGAGCCCTCGCCGAGCCGCTGGCCCAAGCCGTCGTCGGCTTCCTCGACGCCTACGTCCGCGGCGACGCCGGGGCGCGGGTCTGGCTCGACGCGCTCGAGCCGTCCCCCACCAGCGCGGCGACCGTCCTCCGGCGGTAA